In Streptomyces dangxiongensis, one DNA window encodes the following:
- a CDS encoding stealth family protein yields MDIRHRFSARPTGLRAVRGLLLRLRLWLSARLWALCAAPARRRLRAGVPGLRRITCGPARLYGRTVAAYTAADAAADDLEQVCALMEAAGVPYFLVPAEQGAGTPRPVVGVEESHRGAVLAQAARHLARTAGYVGAVGPDGAVTAAVLWADGRLPRALRRAPVLRTGVVRLGPGGQVLTGLETGCDLEFWRYGRELGRDPGHLTVPGSRLADDFGPALVAPRRNAVSEVLPDTARQPATVTADVTTAPATATAATPMAPRRRVPTFAAFAEPGIDEVCFPVDVVYTWVDGDDPAMAVKRRAHQVLSDNVIAGRETGASRYTSHDELRYALRSLEMYAGFVRHVYLVTDSQVPAWLDPEAAGLTVVDHRDILPADALPVFNSHAIESRLHRIPGLSEHYLYFNDDVFINRPVGAGHFFHGSGIARIPLSPLKLGAGAPHPLEPAPNSAGKNAREVIRRFHGRYATHKSLHTPHPQLLSVMREMEGLGIEELERTSYSRFRSTADVAPASTLHHHWAIATGRAVPADYRFRYVELGTPDMRRRLARLAAGDDVDFFCLNDVDTDPADRAAAQAAIGAFLERKYPFPSRFERRARGGPYPVASPREAARGALGRRAARAGRTALGRGARGTRGAHGARGEAPAAGPAGAAATVSAATTPATPARLTRPAN; encoded by the coding sequence ATGGACATCCGTCACCGTTTCTCGGCGCGGCCGACGGGGCTGCGGGCCGTCCGTGGCCTCCTGCTGCGCCTGCGGCTGTGGCTGTCGGCCCGGCTCTGGGCGCTGTGCGCGGCCCCGGCCCGCCGGCGGCTGCGGGCCGGTGTCCCGGGGCTGCGCCGGATCACGTGCGGACCGGCGCGGCTGTACGGACGTACGGTCGCCGCCTACACCGCCGCGGACGCCGCCGCCGACGACCTGGAGCAGGTGTGCGCCCTGATGGAGGCGGCCGGCGTCCCGTACTTCCTGGTCCCCGCCGAGCAGGGGGCCGGTACGCCGCGACCGGTGGTCGGGGTTGAGGAGTCCCACCGTGGCGCGGTCCTCGCCCAGGCCGCACGGCACCTGGCCCGCACGGCCGGGTACGTCGGCGCGGTCGGGCCGGACGGCGCCGTGACGGCCGCGGTGCTGTGGGCCGACGGCAGGCTGCCGCGGGCGCTGCGCCGGGCGCCGGTGCTGCGTACCGGCGTGGTGCGCCTCGGCCCGGGCGGGCAGGTGCTCACCGGGCTGGAGACGGGCTGCGACCTGGAGTTCTGGCGGTACGGCCGCGAGCTGGGCAGGGATCCGGGGCATCTCACCGTGCCCGGCAGCCGACTGGCGGACGACTTCGGTCCGGCGCTGGTCGCGCCGCGCCGCAACGCCGTGTCGGAGGTGCTGCCGGACACGGCACGGCAGCCCGCGACGGTGACCGCCGACGTGACGACGGCCCCGGCCACGGCCACGGCCGCGACGCCGATGGCGCCGCGCCGCCGTGTGCCGACGTTCGCGGCGTTCGCCGAGCCGGGCATCGACGAGGTGTGCTTCCCCGTCGACGTCGTGTACACGTGGGTCGACGGGGACGACCCGGCGATGGCCGTGAAGCGCCGCGCGCACCAGGTGCTCTCCGACAACGTCATCGCCGGGCGCGAGACCGGCGCGTCCCGTTACACCAGCCATGACGAACTGCGGTACGCGCTGCGCTCGCTGGAGATGTACGCCGGTTTCGTCCGGCACGTCTACCTGGTGACCGATTCCCAGGTCCCGGCCTGGCTGGACCCGGAGGCGGCGGGCCTGACCGTGGTCGACCACCGGGACATCCTCCCGGCCGACGCGCTGCCCGTCTTCAACTCGCACGCGATCGAGAGCCGGCTGCACCGCATACCCGGCCTGTCCGAGCACTACCTGTACTTCAACGACGACGTCTTCATCAACCGCCCGGTGGGCGCGGGGCACTTCTTCCACGGCAGCGGCATCGCCCGCATCCCGCTGTCTCCGCTGAAGCTGGGCGCGGGTGCCCCGCATCCGCTGGAACCGGCGCCGAACTCCGCCGGGAAGAACGCCCGCGAGGTGATCCGGCGCTTCCACGGCCGGTACGCCACGCACAAGTCGCTGCATACCCCGCATCCCCAACTGCTGTCGGTCATGCGGGAGATGGAGGGCCTCGGCATCGAGGAGCTGGAGCGGACGTCGTACTCCCGGTTCCGTTCCACCGCCGACGTCGCTCCGGCCTCGACGCTGCACCACCACTGGGCGATCGCGACCGGCCGGGCGGTCCCGGCCGACTACCGCTTCCGGTACGTGGAGCTGGGCACGCCGGACATGCGGCGCCGCCTGGCCCGCCTGGCGGCCGGCGACGACGTCGACTTCTTCTGCCTCAACGACGTGGACACCGACCCGGCGGACCGGGCGGCGGCCCAGGCGGCCATCGGGGCGTTCCTGGAGCGGAAGTACCCCTTCCCGAGCCGCTTCGAGCGGAGGGCGCGCGGCGGGCCGTATCCGGTCGCGTCACCCCGGGAGGCTGCCCGGGGCGCGCTCGGGCGGCGCGCGGCACGTGCGGGGCGTACGGCGCTCGGACGCGGGGCGCGTGGGACGCGCGGTGCCCACGGTGCGCGCGGCGAGGCCCCGGCGGCGGGGCCCGCGGGGGCGGCGGCGACGGTGTCAGCGGCGACGACGCCGGCGACACCGGCACGGCTGACGCGCCCCGCGAACTGA